The sequence below is a genomic window from Streptomyces sp. NBC_00289.
GGCCGGCCGCTTCACCGCGATCATGGGGCCCTCGGGCTCCGGCAAGTCCACCCTGATGCACTGCGCGGCCGGCCTGGACACCCTCACCTCGGGAGTCGCCCGCATCGGCGACACCGACCTCGGCACACTGGACGACCGGCGTCTGACCCTGCTGCGCCGCGAGCGCGTCGGCTTCGTGTTCCAGGCGTACAACCTGGTGCCGACGCTGACCGTCGCGGAGAACATCACCCTTCCGCTGGACCTCGCGGGCCGCACGGGTGACCGCGAGTGGATCGACGCGCTCGTCGACGTCGTCGGCCTGCGCGACCGGCTCCACCACCGGCCCGCCGAGCTCTCCGGCGGTCAGCAGCAACGCGTCGCGGTGGCCCGGGCGTTCGCCGGCCGGCCGGACGTCGTGTTCGCCGACGAGCCGACCGGCAACCTCGACTCCCGGTCCGGCGGAGAGGTCCTCGGGCTCCTCGGCCGGACCGTCCGCCGGACGGCCCGCACGGTCGTCATGGTGACCCACGACCCGGTCGCCGCCGCCCATGCCGACGAGGTCGTCTTCCTCGCCGACGGACGGCTCGTCGACCGGATGGCCGACCCGACCGCCGACAAGGTCCTGGACCGCATGAAAGCCTTCGAGGTGCCGTCATGAACACCTCCGTACGGCTGAGCGTGACCTCCCTGCGCTCCCACAAGCGGCGCTTCGCCGGCACGTTCCTCGCCGTGTTCCTCGGTGTCGCCTTCCTGGCCGGGACCCTCGTGATGGGCGACACCCTGCGCGCCGGCTTCGACGCGATGTTCGGCGACGCGGCGAAGGGCACGGACGCCGTGGTCCGCAGCGCCGACGCCATCACCACGCCCGGCGAGAGCCAGGGCGTACGGCAGCCGGTCGGCACGGACCTGGTCGGCGCCGTCGAGAAGGTTCCGGGAGTGGCGGCGGCCGCTCCCGACATCGAGGGCGCGGGCCAGCTCGTCGGCGCGAACGGCGAGCCCGTCGGCGGCCAGGGGCCGCCCACCCTCGCCGGCAACTGGATCACCGACCCCCGGCTCAACGCCTACCGGCTCGCCGAGGGCCGCGCCCCGCGCGGGTCCGGCGAGGTCGTCGTCAACCGCGGTGCGGCGAAGAAGGGCGGCCTGAGCATCGGCGACACGACGACTCTGCGCACGCCCGACCCGGTCCGGGTGACGATCGTCGGCCTCGCGACCTTCGGCGGCGAGGACGGCATGGCGCAGGTGACCTTCACCGGGATGACCCGGGCCGACGCCGAGCAGTACCTGACGGCCAGGCCGGGGCAGGCGGCGAGCATCCGGGTGCGGGCCGGGCCCGGCGTGAGCCAGCGCGAACTCGTCGACCGGCTGACCCCCGTGCTGCCCAAGGGGATCGAGGCCATCACCGGACAGGAGTCGGCCGCCGAGAACACCGACATGATCTCCAGCCAGTTCCTCACCCTCTTCACCACCTTCCTCCTGGTGTTCTCCGGTATCGCCCTGCTGGTCGCCACCTTCTCCATCCACAACACCTTCGCGATCGTCATGGCCCAACGCACGCGCGAGAACGCGCTGTTGCGCGCCCTCGGCGCGTCCCGCGCGCAGGTCGCCGCGTCCTCCCTCGTCGAAGCGGGCATCGTGGCGGTCACCGCGTCGGCCGCGGGGCTGGCGGGCGGCATCGGCGTCGCCGCGGGCCTCCAGGCGCTGTTCCCGGCCATCGGATTCCCCTTTCCCGAGGGCGACCTGGTGATCGGCTCACTGTCCCTGCTGCTGCCGCTCGCGGTCGGTGTCGTGGTCTGTCTCGGCTCCGCGCTGCTGCCCGCCGTACGCGCAGGCCGTACCGCGCCGCTGGCCGCGCTGCGGGAGACGGCCGTCGACCAGTCGGGCGCCTCACGCCTGCGCGCGGTCACCGGCACCGGTCTGGCCGCTCTCGCGGTCGCCGTGACACTGACCGGCGTCCTGGTGTCACCGTCCCTGTGGCTGGCGGGATCCGGCGCGGTGCTGGCCCTGGCCTCGTTCGTGGTCCTCGGCCCGGTCGCCTCCTCGACGGCCGTACGGGTTCTCGGCGGCCCTCTGGACAGGCTGCGCGGCGTCAGTGGCGGGCTGGCGCGGCGCAACGCCCTGCGCAGCCCGAAGCGGACGGCCGCGACGGCCGGCGCCCTGATGATCGGCGTGGCCGTGGTCTCGCTGTTCACGGTGTTCGGTGCCTCGCTCAAGGCGACCATGGACCAGACCGTGTCGCGGTCCTTCGCGGGCGACGTCGTGGTGAGCACGCCGTCCTTCGGGGCGGGCGGCAGCGGACTGAGCCCCCGCCTCGCCCGAGCCGTCCAGGATCTGCCGGAAGTGGACACGGCCGTCGGCCTCGGCCGTGGTGTCGCCGAAGTCGACGGCAGGGGAAGGGCGTTGACGGTGACCGACCCGGTCGCGCTGGAGCGCACCTTCGACCTGGGCACGGTCGAGGGCTCCCTGCGCACCCTCGGCTCCGACGGTCTCGCCATCACCCGGAAGGAGGCCGAGGACCAGGGGCTGACCACGGGAGACAGGACCCGGCTGACCTTCACCGACGGCAGCAAGGTGACCTTCACCGTTCGCGCGGTCTACGGCCGGTCCGAACTCGCCGGCGACTACGTCATCACCCGCGCCGCCTGGGCGCCGCACCGCACCCAGGACTCCGACACCCTCCTCGCGGTGTCCTTCAAGGACGGTGTGGGCACCGACCGGGGCACGGCCGTGGTCCGCGGCGTCGCGGAGCGCTACGGCGATCCGGAGGTACAGACCCGCGAGGAGTACGCCCGGTCGTCGGCGGGCGGGATCGACATGATGCTGACCCTCGTCTACGCGCTGCTGGCCCTCGCGGTGCTGATCGCCCTGCTCGGTATCGCCAACACGCTGACACTGGCGATCCACGAACGCACCCGGGAACTCGGCCTGCTCCGGGCCGTCGGCCAGACCCGGTCGCAGCTGCGGGCCATGGTCCGCTGGGAGTCGGTCCTGGTCGCGGCCTTCGGCACGGTCGGCGGGCTCACCCTCGGTGCCTTCCTCGGCTGGGTGCTGGTCAAGGCCTCCGAAGGGGCCGGCGACACCGCTTTCGCCTTCGCGGTGCCGCCGCTGCGGCTGGCGGTCGTGGCGTTGGTGGGGATCACGGCTGGGGCTCTCGCGGGTCTGCGCCCGGCCCGGCGCGCGGCCCGTCTGGACGTGCTGCGGGCCATCGCCACCGAGTGACGTACGGGCCCTCGGCGAGCGTGCGGCGTCCGCGAGGAGAGCGGGCGCCGCGAACGCCGGTCACCGCCCGGTCAGCCGACGACGGCCGACCGGGCGGGAGCGTGTTCGGGCCTGCGCAGGTCGAGGTCGTGCTCGACCTCCGCGAAGACGCGCACCGGCTTGTCCGGGGTGACGCGTCGCGGCGGGCGCGCCGCCGTGGGCCGTACGGCCGAGGGCGTCGGCAGCGTGAACCAGACGACCTTCCCGGACTCGCCGTCCGGCCGCACACCCCAGCTCTCGCTGACCGCAGCGACCATCGCCAGCCCGCGTCCGCAGGTGGCGAGCGCGTCGGTGTCCGCCGCGTCTCCCACCTCCTCCACGACCGGCAGACGCGGGTCGTGATCGTGCACGGACACCATCAGCCGGTCGAGCTGCACCTCGATCTCCACGGTGCACGTCTTGTCGGGCTGGGCATGGCGGTGGACGTTGGTCAACAACTCGGTCACACCGAGCGCGGCTCGGTCTATCAACGGATCCAGATGCCAGTAGCGCAACTGCGCCGATACGATTCTGCGGACCTGGCCGATCCGCGACGGCAGGGCTTGGAGCTCCACCGCGCAGTGCCTGCTCGGATGACTGATCACGGCTGCGACTCCCCGACTGAAGAGGCCCGGAAGAACACGGAGTTCGGATCCAGCAGGACGCTTTCGTGACACGGCCGCCTGCTGTCGTGGCCGGCGGGCTGGTTCGCAGCGTTATCGCCGGTAAACCCAGAGTGACGTGAGAACAGCGTGACTCAGGGGGCGATGCCCCGCAACTCGCGGAGGATCAACCGCCCCGCCCGGCCGCCCTGCGCACGGCCTCGATGAACCGGCGTGCCGCGGGCGGGCCCGGCTCGCCCGGGGCCGGGTCGTGGTCGCCGAGGGTCAGCAGGTACCGGTTCCCGTTGAGGTCGGCCTGCGCCCGGTCCTCGGTGGCGAA
It includes:
- a CDS encoding ABC transporter permease, whose translation is MNTSVRLSVTSLRSHKRRFAGTFLAVFLGVAFLAGTLVMGDTLRAGFDAMFGDAAKGTDAVVRSADAITTPGESQGVRQPVGTDLVGAVEKVPGVAAAAPDIEGAGQLVGANGEPVGGQGPPTLAGNWITDPRLNAYRLAEGRAPRGSGEVVVNRGAAKKGGLSIGDTTTLRTPDPVRVTIVGLATFGGEDGMAQVTFTGMTRADAEQYLTARPGQAASIRVRAGPGVSQRELVDRLTPVLPKGIEAITGQESAAENTDMISSQFLTLFTTFLLVFSGIALLVATFSIHNTFAIVMAQRTRENALLRALGASRAQVAASSLVEAGIVAVTASAAGLAGGIGVAAGLQALFPAIGFPFPEGDLVIGSLSLLLPLAVGVVVCLGSALLPAVRAGRTAPLAALRETAVDQSGASRLRAVTGTGLAALAVAVTLTGVLVSPSLWLAGSGAVLALASFVVLGPVASSTAVRVLGGPLDRLRGVSGGLARRNALRSPKRTAATAGALMIGVAVVSLFTVFGASLKATMDQTVSRSFAGDVVVSTPSFGAGGSGLSPRLARAVQDLPEVDTAVGLGRGVAEVDGRGRALTVTDPVALERTFDLGTVEGSLRTLGSDGLAITRKEAEDQGLTTGDRTRLTFTDGSKVTFTVRAVYGRSELAGDYVITRAAWAPHRTQDSDTLLAVSFKDGVGTDRGTAVVRGVAERYGDPEVQTREEYARSSAGGIDMMLTLVYALLALAVLIALLGIANTLTLAIHERTRELGLLRAVGQTRSQLRAMVRWESVLVAAFGTVGGLTLGAFLGWVLVKASEGAGDTAFAFAVPPLRLAVVALVGITAGALAGLRPARRAARLDVLRAIATE
- a CDS encoding ABC transporter ATP-binding protein, producing MTATATAAPAAAPTAALVVDGVKVYGTGDTAVRALDGVSVDFPAGRFTAIMGPSGSGKSTLMHCAAGLDTLTSGVARIGDTDLGTLDDRRLTLLRRERVGFVFQAYNLVPTLTVAENITLPLDLAGRTGDREWIDALVDVVGLRDRLHHRPAELSGGQQQRVAVARAFAGRPDVVFADEPTGNLDSRSGGEVLGLLGRTVRRTARTVVMVTHDPVAAAHADEVVFLADGRLVDRMADPTADKVLDRMKAFEVPS
- a CDS encoding ATP-binding protein; its protein translation is MISHPSRHCAVELQALPSRIGQVRRIVSAQLRYWHLDPLIDRAALGVTELLTNVHRHAQPDKTCTVEIEVQLDRLMVSVHDHDPRLPVVEEVGDAADTDALATCGRGLAMVAAVSESWGVRPDGESGKVVWFTLPTPSAVRPTAARPPRRVTPDKPVRVFAEVEHDLDLRRPEHAPARSAVVG